From a single Planctellipticum variicoloris genomic region:
- a CDS encoding STAS domain-containing protein, which yields MPATEKLRDHRVLEVDLFGDTLVVIPAGDAVGFGLNVVNNEVAKVLEVAKSSRVKHLVIDLGRANYFGSVMIGEFMRLGVAVRERGGRIALCGASADMQDVLRIMKLDSMWEIFPRQDDAVRAIARVPFREHLWRKRRWFAAAGLIAAGIALYILIPRPQYDRMYYPEVKKIWMEIGELQRRQASDTEWEIFISKSQEKLAPIVARLERYASADRVAARFLLYVARDSIPAAMAERNRPKTHVDSLMGDRYIESIESLHSGGLDTVGDYSFLAEIKPAAATDAAKPERPDAIEAEPDSQPQSAPATESVPAGEAPSPSASATDRPSRNSARISKD from the coding sequence ATGCCAGCTACGGAAAAACTCCGCGACCACCGAGTGCTGGAAGTCGACCTGTTTGGGGACACCCTCGTCGTCATACCGGCAGGGGACGCCGTCGGCTTCGGACTCAACGTCGTCAACAACGAAGTCGCCAAAGTCCTGGAAGTCGCCAAATCGAGTCGGGTCAAGCACCTGGTCATCGATCTCGGACGGGCCAACTACTTCGGCTCGGTGATGATTGGCGAATTCATGCGGCTGGGGGTTGCAGTCCGCGAGCGCGGCGGACGGATCGCGCTCTGCGGCGCTTCCGCAGATATGCAGGATGTTCTGCGGATCATGAAGCTGGATTCGATGTGGGAAATCTTTCCCCGGCAGGACGACGCCGTCCGCGCGATCGCCCGGGTCCCGTTTCGCGAGCATCTGTGGCGCAAACGCCGCTGGTTTGCCGCCGCCGGCCTGATTGCCGCGGGGATCGCCCTTTACATTCTGATTCCACGACCGCAATACGATCGGATGTACTATCCCGAGGTGAAGAAGATCTGGATGGAAATCGGCGAGCTGCAGCGCCGCCAGGCTTCGGACACGGAATGGGAGATTTTCATCAGCAAATCCCAGGAGAAGCTGGCTCCGATCGTGGCGCGGCTCGAACGATATGCCAGCGCGGATCGGGTCGCCGCCCGTTTCCTGCTGTATGTGGCCCGCGACTCCATCCCGGCCGCGATGGCAGAGCGAAATCGCCCCAAAACTCACGTCGATTCGTTAATGGGAGACCGCTATATCGAGTCGATCGAGTCCCTGCATTCGGGCGGCCTGGACACGGTCGGGGATTACAGTTTCCTGGCGGAGATCAAACCGGCTGCTGCGACCGACGCGGCGAAGCCGGAACGGCCGGACGCCATTGAGGCGGAACCCGACTCACAGCCACAATCGGCTCCGGCAACCGAATCGGTTCCAGCCGGTGAGGCTCCGTCGCCGTCGGCTTCAGCGACTGATCGCCCCTCGCGAAACTCGGCCCGAATCTCGAAAGACTGA
- a CDS encoding PDZ domain-containing protein, with protein MVWRRVFCGLAAAFLTVSLAAGEETPDSSARLTALIQDLDSSSFATRDSASEELLKAGPAAIEPLARAAGAGSPETAARSLEVLNRIYAANQDVSFDATEAVLFALMKSPKTATRDRATRILELAADQRLARAVAELEKQGALVKYNDPTGVFAAAPTPARRSRPPGNIIITRRWTGGDAGLKQLLRLYHIPKLRIYRTKHAAVSDEALDAIANDMGNVDEIQVRGEGYLGISAVQPAVGCTVSSVAEESAAAKAGLREGDMILKFGEDRVDSFQALIELLNDRVPGDKIPVIFRRNEEVMTVEVELTDWM; from the coding sequence ATGGTCTGGCGACGGGTCTTCTGCGGGCTGGCGGCTGCGTTTCTTACTGTCTCATTGGCCGCGGGGGAAGAGACCCCCGATTCGTCGGCGCGTCTGACCGCTCTGATTCAGGATCTCGATTCGTCAAGTTTTGCAACGCGCGACAGCGCGTCTGAAGAGTTGCTGAAGGCTGGACCGGCGGCCATCGAACCGCTCGCGCGGGCGGCAGGCGCGGGAAGCCCGGAAACGGCCGCCCGCAGCCTCGAAGTCCTCAACCGGATCTACGCCGCGAACCAGGACGTGAGCTTCGACGCGACCGAAGCCGTCCTGTTCGCGCTGATGAAATCCCCCAAGACGGCCACTCGCGATCGCGCGACGCGAATTCTTGAACTGGCGGCAGATCAGCGACTTGCGCGCGCGGTCGCCGAACTGGAGAAACAGGGAGCACTCGTCAAATACAACGATCCCACCGGCGTTTTTGCGGCGGCTCCGACACCCGCCCGGCGCAGCCGGCCCCCGGGCAATATTATCATCACGCGCCGCTGGACCGGCGGCGACGCGGGATTGAAGCAGCTTTTGAGGCTCTATCACATCCCGAAGCTGCGAATCTACCGGACGAAACACGCTGCCGTTTCGGACGAAGCTCTGGACGCCATCGCCAATGACATGGGGAACGTGGATGAGATCCAGGTGCGGGGCGAAGGATATCTGGGGATCAGCGCGGTGCAGCCGGCCGTCGGCTGCACGGTCAGCAGCGTGGCCGAGGAATCGGCTGCGGCCAAGGCAGGATTGCGGGAAGGCGACATGATCCTGAAGTTCGGCGAGGACAGAGTCGATTCGTTTCAAGCTCTGATCGAGCTGCTGAACGACAGAGTCCCCGGCGACAAGATTCCGGTCATCTTCCGCCGCAATGAGGAAGTCATGACGGTCGAAGTCGAGCTGACTGACTGGATGTGA
- a CDS encoding DUF1499 domain-containing protein — protein sequence MTAIQPDNLGVVEGRLRPCPASPNCVCSFDTDREHGIPPLTFSDSPEAAMERLRQTVKAMPRTRLVVDAAGYLHVEFRSLILRFVDDVEFLVDAETRMIHVRSASRLGYSDLGVNRRRIEAIRKAFAAGS from the coding sequence ATGACCGCAATTCAGCCCGACAATCTGGGCGTCGTGGAGGGGAGGTTGCGGCCGTGCCCCGCGTCGCCGAACTGCGTCTGCTCGTTCGACACAGATCGGGAACACGGCATTCCGCCGCTGACATTTTCAGATTCGCCGGAAGCCGCAATGGAGCGGCTCCGCCAAACCGTCAAGGCGATGCCGCGAACGCGGCTTGTTGTCGATGCTGCCGGCTACCTGCACGTGGAATTCCGAAGCCTGATTCTGCGATTCGTAGACGACGTCGAATTCCTGGTCGACGCAGAGACCCGCATGATCCACGTCCGATCGGCGTCTCGATTGGGGTACTCCGACCTGGGAGTCAATCGGCGGCGCATTGAGGCGATCCGGAAGGCATTCGCCGCCGGAAGCTGA
- a CDS encoding histone deacetylase, whose protein sequence is MKLFYTDQFVLPLPETHQFPMQKYARLRERIARSDWGCGQELLVPPAASDVEILRVHDADYLTRVVKGDLDRDDLKRLGFPWSPELIERSRRSSGATLAAGRAALFDGFAANLAGGTHHAFRDRAEGYCIFNDTVIAARGLQAEGLIRRAVVIDLDVHQGNGTAALVRGDSSIFAFSMHSARNYPFEKETSDLDVALDDGAGDTEYLASLKKTLPTVLQAARADIAFYLAGADPYAGDRLGRLSLSKAGLSERDRMVFAACQEAELPVAVSMAGGYCPRIEDIVDIHAETIRLGLMHFGGRSTIITVQPSEAV, encoded by the coding sequence GTGAAACTCTTCTACACCGATCAGTTCGTGCTGCCCCTGCCGGAAACTCACCAGTTTCCGATGCAGAAGTACGCCCGACTGCGCGAACGGATCGCCCGGTCGGACTGGGGTTGCGGGCAGGAACTGCTGGTTCCGCCCGCGGCCAGCGACGTCGAGATTCTGCGCGTTCACGATGCCGACTATCTGACGCGGGTGGTGAAGGGCGATCTGGACCGCGACGACCTGAAACGCCTGGGGTTTCCCTGGTCTCCGGAGCTGATCGAACGGTCGCGGCGTTCCTCCGGAGCGACGCTGGCGGCCGGCCGGGCGGCCCTCTTCGACGGCTTCGCCGCGAATCTGGCCGGCGGCACGCATCATGCCTTTCGCGACCGGGCCGAAGGTTACTGCATCTTCAACGACACGGTGATCGCGGCTCGCGGACTGCAGGCTGAAGGTTTGATTCGGCGGGCGGTTGTGATCGATCTGGACGTGCATCAGGGGAACGGGACCGCCGCTCTGGTCCGCGGAGACAGCTCCATCTTCGCGTTTTCGATGCACAGCGCCCGGAACTATCCGTTCGAAAAGGAAACCAGCGATCTGGACGTGGCTCTCGATGACGGCGCAGGCGATACGGAATACCTCGCCTCCTTGAAGAAAACGCTGCCGACGGTTCTCCAGGCCGCCCGGGCGGACATTGCGTTCTATCTCGCAGGCGCCGATCCATACGCCGGAGACCGCCTTGGACGACTGTCTCTGTCAAAGGCCGGTTTGTCCGAACGGGATCGGATGGTCTTTGCGGCGTGCCAGGAGGCGGAGTTGCCAGTGGCCGTCAGCATGGCGGGAGGTTACTGTCCACGGATCGAGGACATCGTCGATATTCACGCGGAGACGATTCGGCTCGGGCTCATGCATTTTGGCGGGCGATCAACAATAATCACCGTGCAGCCATCGGAAGCCGTTTGA
- a CDS encoding SDR family NAD(P)-dependent oxidoreductase: MATSLFDLTGRVALITGGSKGLGKAMARAFAQAGADVIISSRHPAELEAALPEILHGTHRKGCWIAADLSVREDMQRLADEALATFGRIDILVNNAGSNIPEPIEDLQDVNWDRLMELNLTSCMVLSRAVAPAMKERGWGRIIHISSVMGMTSKAGRTTYSATKAALIGMTRAMALDLGPSGVTVNCIAPGPFLTDLPLSVLSPADRQNFSDRTALGRWGDPQEVAGPALLLASDAGSYITGSTLLVDGGVLCKSL; the protein is encoded by the coding sequence ATGGCGACTTCGCTGTTTGATCTGACCGGCCGCGTCGCACTGATCACGGGCGGCAGCAAAGGACTCGGCAAAGCGATGGCCCGCGCCTTCGCGCAGGCGGGTGCGGATGTGATCATCAGCAGCCGCCATCCCGCCGAGCTGGAGGCTGCCCTGCCGGAGATCCTGCACGGCACGCATCGCAAAGGATGCTGGATTGCGGCGGACCTGTCCGTGCGCGAGGACATGCAGCGGCTGGCCGACGAGGCCCTGGCGACGTTCGGCCGCATCGACATTCTCGTGAACAACGCCGGCTCGAACATTCCCGAACCGATTGAAGATCTCCAGGACGTCAACTGGGACCGGCTGATGGAATTGAATCTGACCTCCTGCATGGTTCTCTCCCGCGCCGTCGCGCCGGCGATGAAGGAGCGGGGCTGGGGACGCATCATTCACATTTCGTCGGTGATGGGGATGACCTCCAAAGCGGGCCGCACGACGTATTCCGCCACCAAGGCCGCACTGATCGGCATGACCCGCGCCATGGCGCTCGATCTGGGCCCCAGCGGCGTGACCGTCAACTGCATCGCGCCGGGTCCGTTCCTGACCGATCTGCCGCTGAGCGTCCTGTCGCCGGCCGATCGCCAGAACTTTTCCGACCGGACGGCCCTCGGTCGCTGGGGCGATCCGCAGGAGGTCGCCGGGCCCGCTCTGCTGCTGGCCAGCGACGCGGGGAGCTACATCACAGGTTCGACGCTGCTCGTCGATGGCGGCGTGCTCTGCAAATCGCTCTGA
- a CDS encoding aminotransferase class V-fold PLP-dependent enzyme: MQATDASTLPGREAWTIPLDVTYLNHGSFGPAPRCVQEERERWSRRLEQQPMDFFLREMEPQLDEARAVLGQFVGGDRRDLVFVDNATIAMNVVAASTPLAAGDEVLLNDHEYGAVFNIWRKTCQGVGAKVVTAALTTPISSAEQLIEELFAKVTPQTRLIVVSHVTSPTAAIFPVAENCRRARSLGIPVCIDGPHAPAMVPIDLRAIGCDFYCASLHKWVSAPFGSGFLYVARKRQSQLRLPLVSWGRSLGGRDECWQDEFQWMGTRDPAAVLAVPAAIRFLQAAGLDRFRAYGHDLARYARGRLEAWSGCRGLVPDEPGWYGTMVTVPLRRSEPQRSKPNAFDPLQRALWEQHRIEVPVMDWRNRRHLRVSCHLYNTRAEIDRLVTALESLEH; the protein is encoded by the coding sequence ATGCAGGCCACGGACGCCTCAACGCTCCCCGGTCGCGAGGCCTGGACGATTCCTCTCGATGTGACGTACCTGAATCACGGTTCATTCGGCCCGGCCCCGCGGTGCGTTCAGGAAGAACGCGAACGCTGGAGCCGCCGCCTCGAACAGCAGCCGATGGACTTTTTCCTGCGGGAAATGGAGCCGCAGCTCGACGAAGCGCGTGCGGTCCTCGGTCAGTTCGTGGGCGGGGATCGCCGCGACCTGGTCTTCGTCGACAACGCGACCATCGCCATGAACGTCGTCGCCGCCTCAACGCCCCTGGCCGCCGGGGACGAGGTGCTGCTGAACGATCACGAATACGGCGCCGTCTTCAATATCTGGCGGAAGACGTGCCAGGGGGTCGGCGCCAAGGTCGTCACCGCCGCACTGACGACGCCGATCAGTTCGGCGGAGCAACTGATCGAGGAGCTGTTCGCGAAAGTCACTCCGCAGACGCGGTTGATCGTCGTCAGCCACGTGACCTCCCCGACCGCGGCGATTTTCCCGGTGGCCGAGAACTGCCGGCGCGCCCGCAGTCTCGGCATACCGGTTTGCATTGACGGTCCGCACGCTCCAGCGATGGTGCCGATCGACCTGCGGGCGATCGGCTGCGATTTCTACTGCGCCAGCCTGCACAAGTGGGTTTCGGCTCCCTTCGGCAGCGGTTTTCTCTATGTCGCCCGGAAACGTCAGTCCCAGTTACGGCTGCCGCTCGTCAGTTGGGGACGCAGTCTGGGCGGCCGCGACGAATGCTGGCAGGATGAATTCCAGTGGATGGGGACGCGCGATCCTGCGGCGGTTCTGGCGGTTCCTGCGGCGATTCGATTCCTGCAGGCGGCGGGGCTCGACCGGTTTCGCGCCTACGGACACGACCTCGCCCGCTACGCCCGCGGGCGTCTGGAAGCCTGGTCCGGCTGCCGGGGTCTCGTTCCCGATGAACCGGGCTGGTATGGAACGATGGTGACCGTGCCGCTCCGTCGATCCGAGCCGCAGCGTTCAAAACCGAATGCCTTCGATCCTCTGCAGCGGGCGCTCTGGGAGCAGCACCGGATCGAGGTTCCCGTCATGGACTGGCGCAATCGCCGGCACCTGCGGGTCTCGTGCCATCTCTACAATACGCGGGCCGAGATCGACCGGCTGGTGACGGCGCTGGAGAGCCTCGAACATTGA
- the rpoC gene encoding DNA-directed RNA polymerase subunit beta', with translation MSVGETTYDRVNEYSGIKIGLASPHDIRSWSFGEVKKPETINYRTYRPERDGLFCERIFGPEKDWECACGKYRGMKYKGMICDRCGVKVAHSRVRRKRMGHIELAAPVVHIWFFKSMPSRLGALLNMKTTSLEKVIYFQDYVVIEPGDTPLRKCQMLTEEEFRQAKAKYGDESFEAEMGAEAVKRLLMGLNLIELSAQLREELKKTTSEQKRKDLIKRLKISEALRDSDNRAEWMVLDCVPVIPPDLRPLVLLDSGNFATSDLNDLYRRIINRNNRLKKLVDLNAPEVIVRNEKRMLQQSVDALFDNNRCKRPVLGSSNRPLKSLTDMIKGKQGRFRENLLGKRVDYSARSVIVVGPNLQLHQCGLPKKIALELYQPFIIRRLKELGHADTIKSAKRMLERRDEEVWDILEEVITNHPVLLNRAPTLHRVGIQAFEPILVEGNAIRIHPLVCRGFNADFDGDQMAVHLPLSIEAQVEATTLMMSTNNVFSPANGAPIISPSQDIVMGCYYVTVKKNDLIGHGMCFSSVREVHTAFQLGKLRLHTAVKVRMPKDKRVKGEGAEEFTKGGLIETSVGRVMFNDILPAKMAYYNITMKSKDLANVISDCYLELGRRETIQLLDRMKEIGFRESTRSGLSFATSDLNTPSNKEKVISDAESKVLKQQKLYERGIITSKERYEQVLDTWTHASEQIRAAMMDAFKNDVRDGGKYVNPIFLMADSGARGGQEQIRQLAGMRGLMAKPSGEIIETPIKANFREGLTVLEYFSSTHGARKGLADTALKTADSGYLTRKLADICQNMVITCLDCGTTKGITRGVIYRGEKVEVGLTDAIRGRVSRTNIVNPITDEVIVREGELITVDVARRIEAMGLEKIQVRSPMICEADLGMCRLCYGMDLSTGALVEEGLAVGIIAAQSIGEPGTQLTMRTFHIGGVGIRDVQDSEIKTRRAGRVRFARVRSVVNAEGKSVVLGRNGEVVIVDPKERELEKYTIPNGAVLQVAENDLVDIGQVVCVWDPHSVPVLCEVGGRVRFEDLVEGQSVRSERDANGNMRRTVIEHKGDLHPQIILEDATGKILDFYYIPERASIEVEETTQVSAGSVIAKVPRESQGTQDITGGLPRVTELFEARKPKDPAIIAQIEGEIVIVAEKKRGKRVIIVRGADGTEKEHIIPHGKHLLVHAGELVKAGDALVRGPLVPHDILEVSGEEAVEQYLLHEIQSVYRSQRVTIDDKHVEIVVTQMLRKLKVNDVGDTTLLPGLLIDKWEFRRINNQLMQCVKVLDPGDTEFHEGDVVPAATILQVNQEIEATGGKPVKTGKPRPATGTPQLLGITKAAVQSESFISAASFQETTKVLTEAAIAGKLDNLVGLKENVILGHLIPAGTGFELHQKSEVRIKPEALAEIYAERDRILAARANLLNEPDLTGSGS, from the coding sequence GTGAGTGTTGGCGAAACGACCTATGATCGCGTCAACGAGTACTCGGGCATCAAGATCGGCCTGGCGAGCCCGCACGATATTCGGAGCTGGTCGTTCGGCGAAGTGAAGAAGCCGGAGACGATCAACTACCGGACCTACCGTCCGGAACGCGACGGCCTGTTTTGCGAGCGCATTTTCGGACCCGAAAAGGACTGGGAATGCGCCTGCGGCAAGTACCGCGGCATGAAGTACAAGGGGATGATCTGCGATCGCTGCGGCGTGAAGGTGGCGCACAGCCGCGTCCGCCGCAAGCGGATGGGCCACATCGAGCTCGCCGCTCCGGTCGTCCACATCTGGTTCTTCAAGAGCATGCCCAGCCGGCTGGGGGCGCTGCTCAACATGAAGACCACGTCGCTGGAAAAGGTGATCTACTTCCAGGACTACGTGGTTATCGAACCGGGCGATACCCCGCTGCGCAAGTGCCAGATGCTGACGGAAGAGGAATTCCGGCAGGCGAAGGCCAAGTACGGCGATGAGTCCTTCGAAGCCGAAATGGGCGCCGAGGCGGTCAAGCGGCTGCTGATGGGCCTGAATCTGATCGAGTTGTCGGCTCAGCTCCGCGAGGAGCTGAAGAAGACGACCAGCGAGCAGAAGCGCAAGGACCTGATCAAGCGGCTGAAGATCTCGGAAGCCCTTCGCGACAGCGACAACCGGGCCGAGTGGATGGTGCTGGACTGCGTGCCGGTCATTCCGCCCGATCTGCGCCCGCTGGTGCTGCTCGACTCGGGTAACTTCGCCACGAGCGATCTGAACGATCTGTACCGCCGGATCATCAACCGGAACAACCGGCTGAAGAAGCTGGTGGACCTCAATGCGCCCGAAGTGATCGTGCGCAACGAGAAGCGGATGCTGCAGCAGTCGGTCGATGCGCTGTTCGACAACAACCGCTGCAAGCGACCAGTCCTGGGCTCGTCGAATCGTCCGCTGAAGTCCCTGACCGACATGATCAAGGGCAAGCAGGGCCGGTTCCGCGAGAACCTCCTGGGCAAGCGAGTCGATTACTCCGCCCGTTCGGTCATCGTCGTCGGTCCGAACCTGCAGTTGCATCAGTGCGGGCTGCCCAAGAAGATCGCGCTCGAACTCTATCAGCCGTTCATCATCCGGCGGCTGAAGGAGCTGGGCCACGCCGACACGATCAAGTCGGCCAAGCGGATGCTGGAGCGTCGCGACGAAGAAGTCTGGGATATTCTCGAAGAAGTCATCACGAATCACCCCGTGCTGCTGAATCGCGCTCCGACTCTGCACCGCGTGGGGATTCAGGCATTCGAGCCGATTCTGGTCGAAGGCAACGCGATCCGCATCCATCCGCTGGTCTGCCGCGGCTTCAACGCCGACTTCGACGGCGACCAGATGGCCGTCCACCTGCCGCTGTCGATTGAGGCGCAGGTGGAAGCCACCACGCTGATGATGTCGACGAACAACGTGTTCAGCCCGGCGAACGGCGCTCCCATCATCAGTCCTTCGCAGGACATCGTGATGGGCTGCTACTACGTGACGGTCAAGAAGAACGACCTGATCGGCCACGGGATGTGCTTCTCCTCCGTGCGGGAAGTCCATACCGCATTCCAGCTCGGCAAACTCCGGCTGCACACCGCCGTCAAGGTGCGGATGCCGAAGGACAAGCGAGTCAAGGGGGAAGGCGCCGAAGAGTTCACCAAGGGCGGCCTGATCGAGACGAGCGTCGGCCGCGTGATGTTCAACGACATCCTCCCCGCGAAGATGGCGTACTACAACATCACGATGAAGTCGAAGGACCTGGCGAACGTCATCTCCGACTGCTATCTGGAGCTGGGCCGTCGCGAGACGATTCAACTGCTCGATCGCATGAAGGAAATCGGCTTCCGCGAATCGACGCGCAGCGGTCTGAGCTTCGCCACCAGCGACCTGAATACGCCTTCCAACAAGGAGAAGGTGATCAGCGACGCCGAGAGCAAAGTTCTCAAGCAGCAGAAGCTGTACGAGCGCGGCATCATCACCTCCAAGGAACGGTACGAGCAGGTGCTCGATACCTGGACCCACGCGAGCGAACAGATTCGCGCGGCGATGATGGACGCGTTCAAGAACGACGTCCGCGACGGCGGCAAGTACGTCAACCCGATCTTCCTGATGGCGGACTCGGGCGCCCGAGGCGGCCAGGAGCAGATCCGTCAGCTCGCCGGTATGCGAGGCCTGATGGCCAAGCCGAGTGGCGAAATCATCGAAACGCCGATCAAGGCCAACTTCCGCGAAGGCCTGACCGTGCTGGAGTACTTCAGCTCCACCCACGGCGCCCGTAAGGGGTTGGCCGACACGGCGCTCAAGACGGCGGACAGCGGTTACCTGACCCGTAAATTGGCCGATATCTGCCAGAACATGGTCATCACCTGTCTGGACTGCGGGACGACGAAGGGGATCACCCGCGGCGTCATCTATCGTGGTGAGAAGGTCGAAGTCGGACTGACCGACGCCATCCGCGGCCGCGTCAGCCGGACCAACATCGTCAACCCGATTACGGACGAGGTTATCGTCCGCGAAGGCGAGCTGATCACCGTCGACGTCGCCCGACGCATCGAAGCGATGGGTCTGGAGAAAATCCAGGTCCGCAGCCCGATGATCTGCGAAGCCGATCTCGGCATGTGCCGGCTGTGTTACGGCATGGACCTGTCGACCGGTGCGCTGGTCGAAGAAGGTCTGGCCGTCGGCATCATCGCCGCGCAGTCGATCGGCGAACCGGGTACGCAGCTCACCATGCGGACGTTCCACATCGGCGGCGTCGGCATCCGCGACGTGCAGGACAGCGAAATCAAGACCCGCCGGGCCGGACGCGTCCGGTTCGCCCGCGTCCGCAGCGTGGTCAACGCCGAAGGCAAGAGCGTCGTGCTCGGCCGGAACGGCGAAGTCGTCATCGTCGATCCGAAGGAGCGTGAACTCGAGAAGTACACGATTCCCAACGGCGCCGTGCTGCAGGTCGCCGAGAACGATCTCGTCGATATCGGCCAGGTGGTCTGCGTCTGGGACCCTCACTCGGTTCCGGTGCTCTGCGAGGTCGGCGGACGCGTCCGCTTCGAAGACCTCGTCGAAGGCCAGTCGGTCCGTTCCGAACGCGACGCCAACGGCAACATGCGGCGAACGGTCATCGAGCACAAGGGCGATCTGCACCCGCAGATCATTCTGGAAGACGCGACCGGCAAGATCCTCGACTTCTACTACATCCCCGAACGGGCGAGCATCGAAGTCGAAGAGACCACTCAGGTCTCCGCCGGTTCGGTCATCGCCAAGGTGCCCCGCGAGTCGCAGGGAACGCAGGACATCACCGGCGGTCTGCCGCGCGTGACCGAGCTGTTTGAAGCCCGGAAGCCGAAGGACCCCGCGATCATCGCGCAGATCGAAGGCGAGATCGTCATCGTCGCGGAGAAGAAACGCGGAAAACGCGTGATCATCGTCCGCGGCGCCGACGGCACCGAGAAAGAGCACATTATTCCGCACGGTAAGCACCTCCTGGTGCATGCCGGCGAACTGGTGAAGGCGGGTGATGCGCTCGTTCGCGGGCCGCTCGTGCCGCACGACATCCTGGAAGTCAGCGGCGAAGAGGCCGTCGAACAGTACCTTCTCCACGAGATCCAGTCGGTGTACCGCTCGCAGCGTGTGACGATCGACGATAAGCACGTCGAGATCGTCGTCACGCAGATGCTGCGGAAGCTCAAGGTCAACGACGTCGGCGATACGACCCTCCTGCCCGGCCTGCTGATCGACAAGTGGGAGTTCCGCCGCATCAACAACCAGTTGATGCAGTGCGTCAAGGTGCTGGACCCGGGCGACACCGAGTTCCACGAAGGGGACGTCGTGCCGGCCGCGACGATTCTTCAGGTCAACCAGGAAATCGAAGCTACCGGCGGCAAGCCCGTGAAGACCGGCAAGCCTCGCCCCGCGACCGGAACGCCGCAGCTTCTGGGCATCACGAAGGCGGCGGTGCAGAGCGAAAGCTTTATCTCTGCTGCCAGCTTCCAGGAAACCACGAAGGTTCTGACCGAGGCGGCGATCGCCGGCAAGCTCGACAACCTCGTGGGCCTCAAGGAAAACGTGATCCTGGGGCACCTGATTCCCGCCGGTACCGGTTTCGAGCTGCATCAGAAGTCCGAGGTCCGGATCAAGCCTGAGGCTCTGGCGGAAATCTATGCGGAACGGGACCGCATCCTCGCGGCCCGGGCCAACCTGCTCAACGAACCCGACCTGACCGGCAGCGGATCGTAA